DNA sequence from the Halobacterium sp. DL1 genome:
CGTCGTCGGCGGGTGGACACCGTAGTCGAGCATGCGCTTGGCGACGTCGGCGGCGTCCTGGTCGCCCGCGCTGGCGACGAACTCGTGGTGGAACGGGCCGAGCGGAATGTCGTAGTCGACCTGCTCGGCGAGGTAGTTCGCGTTCAGCACGGCCTTCGCGGAGGCGTCCGCGAGCCCCGCGTCGCCGAGTCTGTCGATGTACGCGAACGCCTTGATGAGCACGAGCCAGTTGCCCTGGAAGCCGTGGACCTTCCCGACGCTCTGCTCGGGGGTGTACAGTTCGTAGTTGCCGGCGGTCGCTGCTCGCGGGTCGCTTCGCTCCCCGCTCGCACGTCCCGTGTCGCGGCGCGACACGCGCCGGACGTGCGGGTCGGGGAGGAACTCCGCCAGGTCCTCGGAAACGCCGACCGGGCCTGCGCCGGGGCCGCCGCCGCCGTGGGGCGTCGCGAACGTCTTGTGGACGTTGAAGTGCATGATGTCGAAGCCCATGTCTCCCGGGCGCGCGCGACCGAGTAGCGCGTTCAGGTTCGCGCCGTCGTAGTAGAGCAGGCCGCCCGCGTCGTGGACGAGTTCGGCGATCTCCTCGATGTCGTGCTCGAAGAGGCCCAGCGTATTCGGGTTCGTGAGCATCAGCGCGGCGGTGTTCTCGCCGAGCGCTGCCTCGAGGGCCTCGGGATCGACGCGACCGTCGTCGCCGGAGGGGAGTTCGATGACGTCGTAGCCGCCGAGCGCGGCAGAGGCGAAGTTGGTGCCGTGGGCGGCGTCCGGGACGACCACCTCGTCGCGGTGGCCCTCGCCGTTGGCCTCGTGATAGGCCTCCGCGAGCAGGATGCCCGCGAACTCGCCGGCGGCGCCCGCGGGTGGCTGGAGCGTGACGGCGTCCATGCCGCCGATGCGTCCGAGGTAGTCCTGGAGGTCGTGCATGAGTTCCAGGGTGCCCTGCGTCGAGCGCTCCGAGCGGTCCGGGTGGACGCTCGCGGCGGGGAGGGCGGCGACGTCCTCCGTGAACCGCGGGTTGTACTTCATCGTACAGGAGCCCAGCGGGTACGGCCCGGAGTCGACGCCGTAGTTCTGCTGGCTGAGTCGGACGTAGTGGCGGGCGAGTTCGGGCTCCTCGAGGCTCGGGAGCGTGAGTTCGTCCCGGGTCAGGTCGTCGGGGAGCGAGGAGTCGACGTCGACGGTGGTCTCGTCCTTCTCGGAGAGCAGCGACTCGTACTGGTCGCCGTCGGCGGGCGCGTAGCGCGCCTGGTCGTAGAACTCCATCAGTTCGCCACCTCCGCGAAGGCCGCGACGAGCGCATCGGTCGAGTGTTCGTTCGCGTCGGTCACGCAGACCTGCACCGTGTGGTCGTCGACGGCGTGCACCGCGAACCCCTCGGCTTCGAGGTCCGCGACGATGGCGGGCGCGGGCTGGTCCGTGCGCGCGAGGAACTCCCGGAAGTGGTGGCGGTCGTG
Encoded proteins:
- a CDS encoding glycine dehydrogenase subunit 2, giving the protein MEFYDQARYAPADGDQYESLLSEKDETTVDVDSSLPDDLTRDELTLPSLEEPELARHYVRLSQQNYGVDSGPYPLGSCTMKYNPRFTEDVAALPAASVHPDRSERSTQGTLELMHDLQDYLGRIGGMDAVTLQPPAGAAGEFAGILLAEAYHEANGEGHRDEVVVPDAAHGTNFASAALGGYDVIELPSGDDGRVDPEALEAALGENTAALMLTNPNTLGLFEHDIEEIAELVHDAGGLLYYDGANLNALLGRARPGDMGFDIMHFNVHKTFATPHGGGGPGAGPVGVSEDLAEFLPDPHVRRVSRRDTGRASGERSDPRAATAGNYELYTPEQSVGKVHGFQGNWLVLIKAFAYIDRLGDAGLADASAKAVLNANYLAEQVDYDIPLGPFHHEFVASAGDQDAADVAKRMLDYGVHPPTTKWPELVDEALMTEPTEVETKANLDDLADAFNAVAGEDEATLADAPTRTTARRIDQTSAARNPRLSWQDLE